One segment of Brassica napus cultivar Da-Ae chromosome C3, Da-Ae, whole genome shotgun sequence DNA contains the following:
- the LOC106433800 gene encoding putative F-box protein At3g22650, with translation MTSPSLPLELVEDVLYKIPIESLVRFKSVSKDWHALIKDKRFIYKLLDLSHERCILVGHKAIQLSSMKINNAPLCVPAPEKLHDYTLKAIIHCDGLLLCKCDEGGEHDNGRKLAVWNPFVSRLKWIEPSTYYKYFDVFAFGYDSVSRDNYKILRIDMGIKTEIYEFRSKLWRRVRATVDEYHRLCQAMSMNGNMYWVAQTKSNDSKIEFIQSFDFSTETFKPICVPEETDRFHGFTVHRVLLSGYGGDRLSLLQQHTHLKIEVWVTNKLTDGDVSWSNYFNVTLAHLPILPYRNDCRFLAYCIHKTKKIMLWVEEVDYNEAYVYTDVYVMGEGEIDKQVEATITRTLHDQSCNHVYVPSLVPVPD, from the coding sequence ATGACTTCACCGTCACTGCCTTTAGAATTAGTAGAAGATGTACTTTACAAAATTCCGATCGAATCTTTGGTACGATTCAAATCCGTAAGCAAAGATTGGCACGCTCTCATCAAAGACAAGAGATTCATCTACAAGCTTTTGGATCTCTCCCATGAACGATGCATACTAGTCGGTCATAAAGCAATACAACTCTCCAGTATGAAGATCAATAACGCTCCCTTATGTGTACCAGCCCCAGAAAAGTTACACGATTATACCCTTAAAGCAATCATTCACTGTGACGGATTATTGCTATGTAAGTGTGATGAGGGAGGTGAGCATGATAATGGTCGAAAGCTCGCAGTTTGGAATCCGTTTGTGAGCCGACTCAAATGGATCGAACCCTCGACTTATTACAAATACTTTGATGTCTTTGCTTTTGGATACGACAGTGTATCTCGTGACAACTACAAGATCTTGAGGATCGATATGGGGATCAAAACTGAGATATATGAGTTTAGATCCAAACTCTGGAGAAGGGTTAGAGCTACTGTGGACGAATACCATAGACTGTGCCAAGCTATGTCTATGAATGGGAACATGTATTGGGTTGCTCAAACAAAGAGTAATGACTCCAAAATAGAATTCAtccaaagttttgatttttctaCAGAAACATTCAAGCCCATATGTGTTCCAGAGGAAACAGATCGTTTTCATGGGTTTACTGTTCATAGAGTACTCTTGTCAGGTTACGGGGGAGATAGGCTTTCTTTATTACAACAACATACACATTTGAAGATTGAGGTGTGGGTTACAAACAAGTTGACCGATGGGGATGTCTCGTGGAGCAACTATTTCAACGTAACTCTCGCTCATCTCCCAATATTACCCTACCGTAACGATTGTCGTTTTCTGGCATACTGCATCCACAAGACCAAAAAGATTATGTTATGGGTCGAGGAAGTAGATTACAACGAGGCATATGTGTACACAGATGTTTACGTAATGGGTGAGGGTGAGATAGACAAACAAGTTGAGGCCACAATAACGCGTACATTGCATGATCAATCTTGTAATCATGTATATGTTCCAAGCCTAGTTCCAGTTccagattaa